A section of the Balearica regulorum gibbericeps isolate bBalReg1 chromosome 6, bBalReg1.pri, whole genome shotgun sequence genome encodes:
- the LRRFIP1 gene encoding leucine-rich repeat flightless-interacting protein 1 isoform X22, which yields MGTQGAGRKRLPNRERLTAEDDALNQIAREAEARLAAKRAARAEAREIRMKELERQQKEAGLENERTKKKNYSKATNGYEEDVYGSSQSRKSSRIEERPEKDFEKGARTVSSLSAATLASLGGTSSRRGSGDTSISADTEASIREIKDIYELKDQIQDVEGKYMQGLKEMKDSLAEVEEKYKKAMVSNAQLDNEKTNFMYQVDTLKDALLELEEQLAESRRQYEEKSKEFEREKHAHSILQFQFTELKEALKQREEMLAEIQQLQQKQQSYVREISDLQETIEWKDKKIGALERQKDFFDSIRSERDDLRDEVVVLKEQLKKHGIIPDSDVATNGETTDILENEGPLDSSKNVPGTPQALKSGGDGALGKANEVDMKKEILEDMGKREILQNTEREEHKEESEEQEVQTLHADENAEAEKMVEEHDALSTVMLPDSRFSEQIQSLTEHVSGSATSIDDSDADDLRKETEPAGAAAQQPVVTEAEDHDLNARTDQNSEVDSQMFETAQDMPSVLGTEHELEEGAPKQEEREDLKTSQGLSDNEMDQEADITSESCELVSNQAGLPEVTAAGSLSKDVNVESYAEGLQCSEESAENKVTNTVEEKLVESKDCTDERIDKTGGDRAEEENEVRNTGQGEARETASVGLEGRESCESGVPADTNEKEVGGDQTHTQTVSSEDSPLASSEEQNMHAKTEVEGATAEDGEKEVLMEELETCSDSAETGEQDKASVEAVGCIAEVKGSVLQQTEPDTDVVKEVTTQETSSDPSLSDDKIEESELETEDESGKGKERRTERVEDLKPKVEVPTVECSEETTGDTVGEENTPLEGEVQNVVKQGEGESKEESTVDVGVTTENKVSQETLKENEQELELAEHHGGGDEGANNSQKAEQDENVSEQVKFEGQTEERLEDEGDAFDFDDESKQILETNEKCDGEKADTQKEEGDGANGAVGKTAQTEEARERTDKIETKGALTEDDSLQHEKDEPKETRSLQEEASWKTEEKTNVMEDEIKASDCNEVDKIPDENVLEQDLESAGNNRDESKEDVQGGRRGKGKSRDDCTIS from the exons ATTGAGGAACGGCCAGAAAAAGACTTTGAGAAG GGAGCACGTACTGTTTCAAGTTTATCGGCAGCTACCTTAGCTTCTCTGGGTGGGACTTCTTCACGAAGAGGCAGTGGGGATACATCTATCTCGGCTGATACGGAGGCATCTATTAGAGAAATTAAG GATATCTATGAGTTAAAGGACCAGATTCAGGACGTAGAAGGCAAATACATGCAGGGactgaaagaaatgaag GACTCGCTAGCCGAAGtggaagagaaatataaaaaggCTATGGTGTCAAATGCTCAACTAGacaatgaaaaaacaaatttcatgtACCAAGTAGATACCCTGAAGGATGCGCTCTTAGAGTTAGAAGAACAGCTGGCAGAATCCAGgcggcaatatgaagaaaaaagtaaa GAATTTGAGAGGGAGAAGCATGCTCATAGCATATTGCAGTTTCAGTTCACGGAACTCAAAGAGGCTttgaagcaaagagaagaaatgcttGCA GAAATCCAGCAGctgcaacagaaacagcagagctATGTCAGGGAAATTTCTGATCTTCAGGAGACAATAGagtggaaagacaaaaaaataggG GCGTTAGAGAGGCAGAAAGATTTCTTTGATTCCATAAGGAGTGAGCGGGATGACCTTAGAGATGAAGTGGTTGTGCTGAAGGAACAACTGAAG AAACATGGAATAATCCCAGACTCTGACGTAGCCACCAACGGGGAGACGACAGACATTCTTGAGAACGAAGGACCCTTGGATTCTTCCAAAAACGTTCCAGGCACACCTCAGGCATTAAAGTCAGGAGGGGATGGGGCGCTAG GCAAAGCCAATGAAGTGGAcatgaaaaaagagattttggaGGAtatggggaaaagagaaatcttgCAGAATACTGAGCGTGAGGAACACAAAGAGGAGTCTGAGGAGCAGGAAGTACAGACATTGCATGCTGATGAAAatgcagaggcagaaaaaatggTTGAAGAACATGATGCCCTGTCAACAGTGATGTTACCAGATAGTAGGTTTTCAGAACAAATTCAAAGCCTTACAGAACATGTATCAGGGAGCGCTACTTCAATTGATGATAGTGATGCAGATGATTTGAGAAAGGAGACCGAGCCTGCAGGCGCAGCAGCCCAACAGCCTGTTGTTACGGAGGCTGAAGACCATGACTTAAACGCAAGGACAGATCAGAACTCGGAGGTGGACTCTCAGATGTTTGAGACTGCTCAGGACATGCCTAGTGTCTTGGGTACAGAGCATGAACTGGAAGAAGGTGCACCCAAACAGGAAGAACGAGAAGATCTTAAAACTAGCCAAGGCCTGAGTGATAATGAAATGGATCAGGAGGCCGACATCACAAGCGAGAGCTGTGAGTTGGTTTCTaaccaggcagggctgccagagGTGACAGCAGCAGGCTCGCTTAGCAAAGATGTAAATGTGGAGAGTTACGCTGAGGGACTCCAGTGCTCAGAAGAAAGTGCTGAAAACAAGGTTACAAATACCGTGGAAGAAAAGCTGGTTGAAAGCAAAGACTGCACTGATGAGAGAATTGATAAAACGGGAGGTGATagagctgaagaagaaaatgaggttaGGAACACAGGTCAGGGTGAGGCGAGGGAAACAGCGTCTGTGGGTTTGGAGGGGAGGGAGTCATGTGAAAGTGGTGTCCCAGCAGatacaaatgaaaaggaagtcGGTGGAGATCAGACACACACCCAAACAGTTTCTTCAGAGGACAGTCCTTTAGCATCATCAGAGGAACAAAATATGCACGCTAAAACTGAAGTTGAAGGTGCTACGGCTGAGGACGGAGAGAAGGAAGTATTAATGGAAGAGTTGGAGACGTGTTCAGATTCTGCAGAAACAGGCGAGCAAGATAAGGCATCTGTGGAGGCTGTAGGCTGTATTGCTGAGGTAAAGGGAAGTGTGCTGCAACAGACAGAGCCAGACACAGACGTTGTGAAAGAGGTGACAACTCAGGAAACCAGTTCAGACCCAAGTCTTTCAGATGACAAAATAGAGGAGTCAGAATTGGAAACGGAGGATGAgtctgggaaaggaaaggaaaggaggacaGAAAGGGTAGAAGATTTAAAGCCAAAAGTAGAAGTTCCAACAGTGGAGTGTAGTGAAGAAACAACAGGTGATACAGTGGGAGAGGAAAATACTCCTTTAGAAGGTGAAGTGCAGAATGTAGTTAAACAAGGGGAAGGTGAATCTAAAGAGGAGTCAACTGTAGATGTTGGGGTAActactgaaaacaaagttagtcaagaaacactgaaagaaaatgagcaagaGTTAGAGCTTGCAGAACACCATGGCGGTGGTGATGAAGGTGCAAATAATTCCCAGAAAGCTGAGCAGGATGAAAATGTTAGTGAACAAGTTAAATTTGAGGGTCAAACAGAGGAAAGACTGGAAGATGAAGGTGATGCATTTGATTTTGACGATGAGTCAAAACAGATACTAGaaactaatgaaaaatgtgatgGAGAGAAAGCTGATACACAGAAAGAAGAGGGTGATGGAGCAAATGGTGCTGTTGGGAAAACTGCCCAAACAGAAGAAGCCAGAGAAAGAACAGACAAAATAGAAACCAAAGGTGCCTTGACTGAAGATGACAGCTTGCAGCATGAAAAAGATGAGCCTAAAGAAACACGGAGCTTGCAAGAGGAAGCATCATGGAAAACTGAGGAGAAGACTAATGTGATGGAAGATGAAATCAAAGCATCCGATTGTAATGAAGTAGACAAAATACCCgatgaaaatgttttggaacAGGATTTGGAAAGTGCTGGCAATAACAGGGATGAAAGCAAGGAGGATGTGCAGGGTGGTAGAAGGGGTAAGGGTAAATCCCGAGATG
- the LRRFIP1 gene encoding leucine-rich repeat flightless-interacting protein 1 isoform X31 — MEAAGDCLSPAARQQAEARLAAKRAARAEAREIRMKELERQQKEIEERPEKDFEKGARTVSSLSAATLASLGGTSSRRGSGDTSISADTEASIREIKDSLAEVEEKYKKAMVSNAQLDNEKTNFMYQVDTLKDALLELEEQLAESRRQYEEKSKEFEREKHAHSILQFQFTELKEALKQREEMLAKHGIIPDSDVATNGETTDILENEGPLDSSKNVPGTPQALKSGGDGALGKANEVDMKKEILEDMGKREILQNTEREEHKEESEEQEVQTLHADENAEAEKMVEEHDALSTVMLPDSRFSEQIQSLTEHVSGSATSIDDSDADDLRKETEPAGAAAQQPVVTEAEDHDLNARTDQNSEVDSQMFETAQDMPSVLGTEHELEEGAPKQEEREDLKTSQGLSDNEMDQEADITSESCELVSNQAGLPEVTAAGSLSKDVNVESYAEGLQCSEESAENKVTNTVEEKLVESKDCTDERIDKTGGDRAEEENEVRNTGQGEARETASVGLEGRESCESGVPADTNEKEVGGDQTHTQTVSSEDSPLASSEEQNMHAKTEVEGATAEDGEKEVLMEELETCSDSAETGEQDKASVEAVGCIAEVKGSVLQQTEPDTDVVKEVTTQETSSDPSLSDDKIEESELETEDESGKGKERRTERVEDLKPKVEVPTVECSEETTGDTVGEENTPLEGEVQNVVKQGEGESKEESTVDVGVTTENKVSQETLKENEQELELAEHHGGGDEGANNSQKAEQDENVSEQVKFEGQTEERLEDEGDAFDFDDESKQILETNEKCDGEKADTQKEEGDGANGAVGKTAQTEEARERTDKIETKGALTEDDSLQHEKDEPKETRSLQEEASWKTEEKTNVMEDEIKASDCNEVDKIPDENVLEQDLESAGNNRDESKEDVQGGRRGKGKSRDDCTIS, encoded by the exons ATTGAGGAACGGCCAGAAAAAGACTTTGAGAAG GGAGCACGTACTGTTTCAAGTTTATCGGCAGCTACCTTAGCTTCTCTGGGTGGGACTTCTTCACGAAGAGGCAGTGGGGATACATCTATCTCGGCTGATACGGAGGCATCTATTAGAGAAATTAAG GACTCGCTAGCCGAAGtggaagagaaatataaaaaggCTATGGTGTCAAATGCTCAACTAGacaatgaaaaaacaaatttcatgtACCAAGTAGATACCCTGAAGGATGCGCTCTTAGAGTTAGAAGAACAGCTGGCAGAATCCAGgcggcaatatgaagaaaaaagtaaa GAATTTGAGAGGGAGAAGCATGCTCATAGCATATTGCAGTTTCAGTTCACGGAACTCAAAGAGGCTttgaagcaaagagaagaaatgcttGCA AAACATGGAATAATCCCAGACTCTGACGTAGCCACCAACGGGGAGACGACAGACATTCTTGAGAACGAAGGACCCTTGGATTCTTCCAAAAACGTTCCAGGCACACCTCAGGCATTAAAGTCAGGAGGGGATGGGGCGCTAG GCAAAGCCAATGAAGTGGAcatgaaaaaagagattttggaGGAtatggggaaaagagaaatcttgCAGAATACTGAGCGTGAGGAACACAAAGAGGAGTCTGAGGAGCAGGAAGTACAGACATTGCATGCTGATGAAAatgcagaggcagaaaaaatggTTGAAGAACATGATGCCCTGTCAACAGTGATGTTACCAGATAGTAGGTTTTCAGAACAAATTCAAAGCCTTACAGAACATGTATCAGGGAGCGCTACTTCAATTGATGATAGTGATGCAGATGATTTGAGAAAGGAGACCGAGCCTGCAGGCGCAGCAGCCCAACAGCCTGTTGTTACGGAGGCTGAAGACCATGACTTAAACGCAAGGACAGATCAGAACTCGGAGGTGGACTCTCAGATGTTTGAGACTGCTCAGGACATGCCTAGTGTCTTGGGTACAGAGCATGAACTGGAAGAAGGTGCACCCAAACAGGAAGAACGAGAAGATCTTAAAACTAGCCAAGGCCTGAGTGATAATGAAATGGATCAGGAGGCCGACATCACAAGCGAGAGCTGTGAGTTGGTTTCTaaccaggcagggctgccagagGTGACAGCAGCAGGCTCGCTTAGCAAAGATGTAAATGTGGAGAGTTACGCTGAGGGACTCCAGTGCTCAGAAGAAAGTGCTGAAAACAAGGTTACAAATACCGTGGAAGAAAAGCTGGTTGAAAGCAAAGACTGCACTGATGAGAGAATTGATAAAACGGGAGGTGATagagctgaagaagaaaatgaggttaGGAACACAGGTCAGGGTGAGGCGAGGGAAACAGCGTCTGTGGGTTTGGAGGGGAGGGAGTCATGTGAAAGTGGTGTCCCAGCAGatacaaatgaaaaggaagtcGGTGGAGATCAGACACACACCCAAACAGTTTCTTCAGAGGACAGTCCTTTAGCATCATCAGAGGAACAAAATATGCACGCTAAAACTGAAGTTGAAGGTGCTACGGCTGAGGACGGAGAGAAGGAAGTATTAATGGAAGAGTTGGAGACGTGTTCAGATTCTGCAGAAACAGGCGAGCAAGATAAGGCATCTGTGGAGGCTGTAGGCTGTATTGCTGAGGTAAAGGGAAGTGTGCTGCAACAGACAGAGCCAGACACAGACGTTGTGAAAGAGGTGACAACTCAGGAAACCAGTTCAGACCCAAGTCTTTCAGATGACAAAATAGAGGAGTCAGAATTGGAAACGGAGGATGAgtctgggaaaggaaaggaaaggaggacaGAAAGGGTAGAAGATTTAAAGCCAAAAGTAGAAGTTCCAACAGTGGAGTGTAGTGAAGAAACAACAGGTGATACAGTGGGAGAGGAAAATACTCCTTTAGAAGGTGAAGTGCAGAATGTAGTTAAACAAGGGGAAGGTGAATCTAAAGAGGAGTCAACTGTAGATGTTGGGGTAActactgaaaacaaagttagtcaagaaacactgaaagaaaatgagcaagaGTTAGAGCTTGCAGAACACCATGGCGGTGGTGATGAAGGTGCAAATAATTCCCAGAAAGCTGAGCAGGATGAAAATGTTAGTGAACAAGTTAAATTTGAGGGTCAAACAGAGGAAAGACTGGAAGATGAAGGTGATGCATTTGATTTTGACGATGAGTCAAAACAGATACTAGaaactaatgaaaaatgtgatgGAGAGAAAGCTGATACACAGAAAGAAGAGGGTGATGGAGCAAATGGTGCTGTTGGGAAAACTGCCCAAACAGAAGAAGCCAGAGAAAGAACAGACAAAATAGAAACCAAAGGTGCCTTGACTGAAGATGACAGCTTGCAGCATGAAAAAGATGAGCCTAAAGAAACACGGAGCTTGCAAGAGGAAGCATCATGGAAAACTGAGGAGAAGACTAATGTGATGGAAGATGAAATCAAAGCATCCGATTGTAATGAAGTAGACAAAATACCCgatgaaaatgttttggaacAGGATTTGGAAAGTGCTGGCAATAACAGGGATGAAAGCAAGGAGGATGTGCAGGGTGGTAGAAGGGGTAAGGGTAAATCCCGAGATG
- the LRRFIP1 gene encoding leucine-rich repeat flightless-interacting protein 1 isoform X26: protein MGTQGAGRKRLPNRERLTAEDDALNQIAREAEARLAAKRAARAEAREIRMKELERQQKEIEERPEKDFEKGARTVSSLSAATLASLGGTSSRRGSGDTSISADTEASIREIKDIYELKDQIQDVEGKYMQGLKEMKDSLAEVEEKYKKAMVSNAQLDNEKTNFMYQVDTLKDALLELEEQLAESRRQYEEKSKEFEREKHAHSILQFQFTELKEALKQREEMLAEIQQLQQKQQSYVREISDLQETIEWKDKKIGALERQKDFFDSIRSERDDLRDEVVVLKEQLKKHGIIPDSDVATNGETTDILENEGPLDSSKNVPGTPQALKSGGDGALGKANEVDMKKEILEDMGKREILQNTEREEHKEESEEQEVQTLHADENAEAEKMVEEHDALSTVMLPDSRFSEQIQSLTEHVSGSATSIDDSDADDLRKETEPAGAAAQQPVVTEAEDHDLNARTDQNSEVDSQMFETAQDMPSVLGTEHELEEGAPKQEEREDLKTSQGLSDNEMDQEADITSESCELVSNQAGLPEVTAAGSLSKDVNVESYAEGLQCSEESAENKVTNTVEEKLVESKDCTDERIDKTGGDRAEEENEVRNTGQGEARETASVGLEGRESCESGVPADTNEKEVGGDQTHTQTVSSEDSPLASSEEQNMHAKTEVEGATAEDGEKEVLMEELETCSDSAETGEQDKASVEAVGCIAEVKGSVLQQTEPDTDVVKEVTTQETSSDPSLSDDKIEESELETEDESGKGKERRTERVEDLKPKVEVPTVECSEETTGDTVGEENTPLEGEVQNVVKQGEGESKEESTVDVGVTTENKVSQETLKENEQELELAEHHGGGDEGANNSQKAEQDENVSEQVKFEGQTEERLEDEGDAFDFDDESKQILETNEKCDGEKADTQKEEGDGANGAVGKTAQTEEARERTDKIETKGALTEDDSLQHEKDEPKETRSLQEEASWKTEEKTNVMEDEIKASDCNEVDKIPDENVLEQDLESAGNNRDESKEDVQGGRRGKGKSRDDCTIS, encoded by the exons ATTGAGGAACGGCCAGAAAAAGACTTTGAGAAG GGAGCACGTACTGTTTCAAGTTTATCGGCAGCTACCTTAGCTTCTCTGGGTGGGACTTCTTCACGAAGAGGCAGTGGGGATACATCTATCTCGGCTGATACGGAGGCATCTATTAGAGAAATTAAG GATATCTATGAGTTAAAGGACCAGATTCAGGACGTAGAAGGCAAATACATGCAGGGactgaaagaaatgaag GACTCGCTAGCCGAAGtggaagagaaatataaaaaggCTATGGTGTCAAATGCTCAACTAGacaatgaaaaaacaaatttcatgtACCAAGTAGATACCCTGAAGGATGCGCTCTTAGAGTTAGAAGAACAGCTGGCAGAATCCAGgcggcaatatgaagaaaaaagtaaa GAATTTGAGAGGGAGAAGCATGCTCATAGCATATTGCAGTTTCAGTTCACGGAACTCAAAGAGGCTttgaagcaaagagaagaaatgcttGCA GAAATCCAGCAGctgcaacagaaacagcagagctATGTCAGGGAAATTTCTGATCTTCAGGAGACAATAGagtggaaagacaaaaaaataggG GCGTTAGAGAGGCAGAAAGATTTCTTTGATTCCATAAGGAGTGAGCGGGATGACCTTAGAGATGAAGTGGTTGTGCTGAAGGAACAACTGAAG AAACATGGAATAATCCCAGACTCTGACGTAGCCACCAACGGGGAGACGACAGACATTCTTGAGAACGAAGGACCCTTGGATTCTTCCAAAAACGTTCCAGGCACACCTCAGGCATTAAAGTCAGGAGGGGATGGGGCGCTAG GCAAAGCCAATGAAGTGGAcatgaaaaaagagattttggaGGAtatggggaaaagagaaatcttgCAGAATACTGAGCGTGAGGAACACAAAGAGGAGTCTGAGGAGCAGGAAGTACAGACATTGCATGCTGATGAAAatgcagaggcagaaaaaatggTTGAAGAACATGATGCCCTGTCAACAGTGATGTTACCAGATAGTAGGTTTTCAGAACAAATTCAAAGCCTTACAGAACATGTATCAGGGAGCGCTACTTCAATTGATGATAGTGATGCAGATGATTTGAGAAAGGAGACCGAGCCTGCAGGCGCAGCAGCCCAACAGCCTGTTGTTACGGAGGCTGAAGACCATGACTTAAACGCAAGGACAGATCAGAACTCGGAGGTGGACTCTCAGATGTTTGAGACTGCTCAGGACATGCCTAGTGTCTTGGGTACAGAGCATGAACTGGAAGAAGGTGCACCCAAACAGGAAGAACGAGAAGATCTTAAAACTAGCCAAGGCCTGAGTGATAATGAAATGGATCAGGAGGCCGACATCACAAGCGAGAGCTGTGAGTTGGTTTCTaaccaggcagggctgccagagGTGACAGCAGCAGGCTCGCTTAGCAAAGATGTAAATGTGGAGAGTTACGCTGAGGGACTCCAGTGCTCAGAAGAAAGTGCTGAAAACAAGGTTACAAATACCGTGGAAGAAAAGCTGGTTGAAAGCAAAGACTGCACTGATGAGAGAATTGATAAAACGGGAGGTGATagagctgaagaagaaaatgaggttaGGAACACAGGTCAGGGTGAGGCGAGGGAAACAGCGTCTGTGGGTTTGGAGGGGAGGGAGTCATGTGAAAGTGGTGTCCCAGCAGatacaaatgaaaaggaagtcGGTGGAGATCAGACACACACCCAAACAGTTTCTTCAGAGGACAGTCCTTTAGCATCATCAGAGGAACAAAATATGCACGCTAAAACTGAAGTTGAAGGTGCTACGGCTGAGGACGGAGAGAAGGAAGTATTAATGGAAGAGTTGGAGACGTGTTCAGATTCTGCAGAAACAGGCGAGCAAGATAAGGCATCTGTGGAGGCTGTAGGCTGTATTGCTGAGGTAAAGGGAAGTGTGCTGCAACAGACAGAGCCAGACACAGACGTTGTGAAAGAGGTGACAACTCAGGAAACCAGTTCAGACCCAAGTCTTTCAGATGACAAAATAGAGGAGTCAGAATTGGAAACGGAGGATGAgtctgggaaaggaaaggaaaggaggacaGAAAGGGTAGAAGATTTAAAGCCAAAAGTAGAAGTTCCAACAGTGGAGTGTAGTGAAGAAACAACAGGTGATACAGTGGGAGAGGAAAATACTCCTTTAGAAGGTGAAGTGCAGAATGTAGTTAAACAAGGGGAAGGTGAATCTAAAGAGGAGTCAACTGTAGATGTTGGGGTAActactgaaaacaaagttagtcaagaaacactgaaagaaaatgagcaagaGTTAGAGCTTGCAGAACACCATGGCGGTGGTGATGAAGGTGCAAATAATTCCCAGAAAGCTGAGCAGGATGAAAATGTTAGTGAACAAGTTAAATTTGAGGGTCAAACAGAGGAAAGACTGGAAGATGAAGGTGATGCATTTGATTTTGACGATGAGTCAAAACAGATACTAGaaactaatgaaaaatgtgatgGAGAGAAAGCTGATACACAGAAAGAAGAGGGTGATGGAGCAAATGGTGCTGTTGGGAAAACTGCCCAAACAGAAGAAGCCAGAGAAAGAACAGACAAAATAGAAACCAAAGGTGCCTTGACTGAAGATGACAGCTTGCAGCATGAAAAAGATGAGCCTAAAGAAACACGGAGCTTGCAAGAGGAAGCATCATGGAAAACTGAGGAGAAGACTAATGTGATGGAAGATGAAATCAAAGCATCCGATTGTAATGAAGTAGACAAAATACCCgatgaaaatgttttggaacAGGATTTGGAAAGTGCTGGCAATAACAGGGATGAAAGCAAGGAGGATGTGCAGGGTGGTAGAAGGGGTAAGGGTAAATCCCGAGATG